A stretch of the Chitiniphilus purpureus genome encodes the following:
- a CDS encoding cytochrome ubiquinol oxidase subunit I — translation MLPALEVVELSRLQFGLTAMFHFLFVPLTLGLSWILVICESVYVMTGQAVYKDMTRFWGKLFGINFAMGVTTGMTLEFQFGTNWAYYAHYVGDIFGVPLAIEGLMAFFLESTFVGLFFFGWERLSRVQHLCVTFLVALGSNLSALWILIANGWMQNPVGAEFNYQTMRMELTDIGAVIFNPVAQVKFVHTLAAGYVAAAMFVLGVSAWYLLKARDTGFALRSFAVAAGFGLASVCSVIVLGDESGYATGEVQKVKLAAIEAEWETHPAPAALTLFGLPNQAAERTDYAIRIPYVLGLIATRSTDQEVTGIKDLKRDHAERVRSGMLAYAALAQLRAGNDSAAVRQQFERHRADLGYGLLLKRYTPNVVDATPAQIEAAAADTIPRVAPLFWSFRLMVALGILFLFIFAASFWFLARRNLAPQRWLLRLAVVSIPLPWVAIMAGWFVAEYGRQPWTISGVLPTFLSASAVDAGQVWFSLIGLIAIYLALFAIEMFLMLKYIRLGPSSLHTGRYFHETDRRDGDALAAQAGAG, via the coding sequence ATGCTACCCGCTCTTGAAGTGGTGGAATTGTCACGCCTGCAGTTCGGCTTGACGGCGATGTTCCACTTCCTGTTCGTGCCCCTCACGCTGGGCTTGTCCTGGATCCTGGTGATCTGCGAGTCGGTCTATGTGATGACCGGGCAGGCCGTCTACAAGGACATGACGCGCTTCTGGGGCAAGCTGTTCGGCATCAACTTCGCCATGGGCGTCACCACCGGGATGACGCTGGAGTTCCAGTTCGGCACCAACTGGGCGTACTACGCGCATTACGTCGGTGACATCTTCGGCGTGCCGCTGGCGATCGAAGGCTTGATGGCGTTCTTCCTCGAGTCCACCTTCGTCGGCCTGTTCTTCTTCGGCTGGGAGCGGTTGTCGCGCGTGCAGCATCTGTGCGTCACCTTCCTGGTGGCGTTGGGCTCCAACCTGTCGGCGCTGTGGATCCTGATCGCCAACGGCTGGATGCAGAATCCGGTAGGGGCCGAGTTCAACTACCAGACCATGCGCATGGAGCTGACCGACATCGGCGCGGTGATCTTCAATCCGGTGGCCCAGGTCAAGTTCGTGCACACGCTGGCGGCGGGCTACGTGGCCGCGGCGATGTTCGTGCTCGGTGTGTCCGCCTGGTATCTGTTGAAGGCGCGCGACACCGGCTTCGCGTTGCGCTCGTTCGCCGTGGCCGCGGGCTTCGGGCTGGCTTCGGTGTGCTCGGTCATCGTGCTGGGCGACGAATCGGGTTATGCCACCGGCGAAGTGCAGAAGGTCAAGCTCGCCGCGATCGAAGCCGAATGGGAAACACACCCGGCGCCGGCCGCGCTGACGCTGTTCGGCCTGCCCAATCAGGCGGCGGAGCGCACCGACTACGCGATCCGCATTCCCTACGTGCTCGGCCTGATCGCCACCCGTTCGACCGACCAGGAGGTCACCGGGATCAAGGATCTCAAGCGCGACCATGCCGAGCGCGTGCGCAGCGGCATGCTGGCATACGCGGCGCTGGCGCAGCTGCGCGCCGGCAACGACAGTGCCGCCGTCAGGCAGCAGTTCGAGCGCCACCGGGCCGACCTGGGCTATGGCCTGCTGCTCAAGCGCTACACGCCCAACGTCGTCGATGCCACCCCGGCGCAGATCGAGGCTGCCGCCGCCGACACCATCCCGCGGGTGGCTCCGCTGTTCTGGAGCTTCCGGCTGATGGTGGCGCTCGGCATCCTGTTCCTGTTCATCTTTGCTGCCTCGTTCTGGTTCCTTGCCCGGCGCAATCTCGCGCCGCAGCGCTGGCTGCTCAGGCTGGCGGTGGTCTCGATCCCGCTGCCGTGGGTGGCCATCATGGCCGGCTGGTTCGTGGCCGAGTACGGGCGCCAGCCGTGGACCATCTCGGGCGTGTTGCCCACCTTCCTGTCCGCCTCGGCGGTCGACGCCGGACAGGTGTGGTTCAGCCTGATCGGGCTGATAGCCATCTACCTGGCCCTGTTCGCGATCGAGATGTTCCTGATGCTCAAGTACATCCGCCTGGGGCCCTCCAGCCTGCACACCGGGCGCTATTTCCACGAAACCGACCGGCGCGACGGCGATGCACTTGCCGCCCAGGCCGGCGCAGGCTGA
- the cydB gene encoding cytochrome d ubiquinol oxidase subunit II — protein sequence MMFDYETLKLVWWGAITLLLLGFALTGGWDLGVATLLPWVGRTDEERRVALNAIGPTWEGNQTWLITFGAALFAAWPLVYAAAFSVLYVALVFTLFALFLRPVGFDYRSKLADPRWRSGWDWGLFVGGVFPALVFGMAIGNLFVGLPFRFDDTLRVSYHGGFLDLFNVFGVLCGLLSVLLLALHGAAYLYLRSDAAVAERARRAVIVAGVLVAALFGMLGLVLHGITGYALTGIADVNGVVTPLQKAVTRAPGLWLARFDQSPALWLAPGAGMAAALLAGLAAWRRWRWCTLAGSSGAVTGVIVTAALALFPFVLPSSSDPRSSLTVWDAVSSQRTLGLMLVVIGLFLPLIALYTGWVYRVMRGTVTVAHIRRDPHAGY from the coding sequence ATGATGTTCGACTACGAAACGCTCAAGCTGGTCTGGTGGGGGGCGATCACCCTGCTGCTGCTGGGCTTTGCACTGACCGGCGGCTGGGATCTGGGCGTGGCCACGCTGCTGCCGTGGGTGGGGCGCACCGATGAGGAACGCCGCGTTGCGCTCAACGCGATCGGTCCCACCTGGGAAGGCAACCAGACCTGGCTGATCACCTTCGGCGCCGCGTTGTTCGCCGCCTGGCCGCTGGTGTACGCGGCGGCCTTCTCGGTGCTGTATGTGGCACTGGTCTTTACGCTGTTCGCCCTGTTCCTGCGCCCGGTGGGCTTTGACTACCGCAGCAAGCTGGCCGACCCGCGCTGGCGCAGCGGCTGGGATTGGGGGCTGTTCGTCGGCGGCGTGTTTCCGGCGCTGGTGTTCGGCATGGCGATCGGCAACCTGTTCGTCGGTTTGCCGTTCCGCTTCGACGACACCCTGCGGGTCAGCTACCACGGCGGGTTCCTGGATCTGTTCAATGTGTTTGGCGTGCTGTGCGGCCTGCTCTCGGTGCTGTTGCTGGCATTGCATGGCGCGGCCTATCTGTACCTGCGCAGCGATGCGGCCGTGGCCGAACGCGCGCGGCGCGCCGTCATCGTGGCCGGCGTGCTGGTCGCGGCGCTGTTCGGCATGCTGGGGCTGGTACTGCACGGCATCACCGGCTACGCGCTGACCGGCATTGCCGACGTGAACGGCGTGGTCACGCCGTTGCAGAAGGCGGTGACCCGGGCCCCGGGGCTGTGGCTGGCCCGGTTCGACCAGTCGCCGGCGCTGTGGCTGGCGCCGGGTGCTGGCATGGCCGCCGCACTGCTGGCCGGCCTTGCCGCCTGGCGGCGCTGGCGCTGGTGCACGCTGGCCGGCAGCAGCGGTGCGGTGACCGGCGTCATCGTCACCGCGGCACTGGCGCTGTTCCCGTTCGTGCTGCCGTCCAGTAGCGACCCGCGATCGAGCCTTACGGTATGGGATGCCGTCTCCAGTCAGCGCACGCTCGGCCTGATGCTGGTGGTGATCGGTCTGTTCCTGCCGTTGATCGCGCTCTATACCGGCTGGGTCTACCGGGTGATGCGCGGCACGGTCACCGTGGCGCACATCCGGCGCGATCCGCACGCAGGTTATTGA
- the cydX gene encoding cytochrome bd-I oxidase subunit CydX — MWYFTWILGIGLALALGIINVLWLESHYAFGTRDAKRTQERFERARARRGRRPH, encoded by the coding sequence ATGTGGTATTTCACCTGGATTCTCGGTATCGGCCTGGCGTTGGCGCTGGGCATCATCAACGTGCTCTGGCTGGAAAGCCACTATGCGTTCGGGACGCGTGACGCCAAGCGGACGCAGGAACGGTTCGAGCGGGCGCGTGCCAGAAGAGGCAGACGACCGCATTGA
- a CDS encoding flavin reductase family protein, giving the protein MQDFAPVALDKAAILLNHGPVTLVTSAHGDARNVMAASWAMPLDFMPPKVAVVIDARTYTRRLIESSGEFALNVPARALAAATLAVGSVSGAQEDKFATQRLATFAASRIAVPLLEGCIAWLECRVLPEPHNQQRYDLFLAEVVAAWADPAVFSAGRWQFGDDDALRSMHYVAGGWFFATGEAFSVNDDEP; this is encoded by the coding sequence ATGCAGGATTTTGCCCCCGTTGCACTCGACAAAGCTGCCATCCTGCTCAATCACGGGCCGGTCACGCTGGTGACCAGCGCCCACGGCGATGCCCGCAACGTGATGGCGGCTTCCTGGGCCATGCCGCTGGATTTCATGCCACCCAAGGTGGCGGTGGTGATCGATGCGCGAACCTACACGCGACGTCTGATTGAATCCTCCGGCGAATTCGCATTGAACGTGCCGGCCCGGGCGCTGGCTGCGGCGACGCTGGCGGTCGGCTCGGTCTCGGGCGCGCAGGAGGACAAGTTCGCCACGCAGCGGCTTGCCACCTTTGCCGCTTCGCGCATTGCCGTGCCGTTGCTGGAAGGATGCATCGCCTGGCTGGAATGCCGCGTACTGCCCGAGCCGCACAACCAGCAGCGCTACGATCTGTTCCTGGCCGAGGTGGTGGCCGCCTGGGCCGACCCGGCGGTGTTCTCGGCCGGGCGCTGGCAGTTCGGCGACGACGACGCACTGCGTTCGATGCACTACGTTGCCGGCGGCTGGTTCTTTGCCACCGGCGAGGCCTTCAGCGTCAACGACGACGAACCGTGA
- a CDS encoding S8 family serine peptidase produces MPAAFHGTLPGGIAPQAARQHANTAYHVVRLAQRLDPATLDTALARLRQDPAIASAEADALIQHTALPNDPRLGELWAFEAIAPGRWSANFAPAWERSQGYGVNVAVVDSGVLPHPDLGSISPAKGNVAEPGYTFISDCIMAGTCPIDTTWDKRTQAPFPGGEDRGDWCGPAETRLGLCYWPSGSSWHGTHVAGTLAAQGNNLLGVTGGAFRARIVPVRVLGKGGGYLSDIVGGILWAAGVHDTIANPNPSRIINLSLGGSISCPEYLQQAIDRAHQTGAVLVVAAGNYGGSTDYYSPASCRHVVTVAATGPDGMRTLYSNSGQAVALAAPGGIGPDGILSTLNTGYDVPDLSSAGWTYIRYTGTSMATPQVSAALALLFSLKPDLPSDEAVALLQQTATPFPVEGVTGWGAGILNAGAAVDRLLAQYPPACPLWVEGARYTAGNVVHFAGRNYTALQGHTAHPGSNWIPPVVPAIWQQGGTCATGG; encoded by the coding sequence ATGCCTGCGGCGTTCCACGGCACGTTGCCCGGGGGCATTGCGCCTCAGGCCGCCAGGCAGCACGCCAACACCGCCTACCACGTGGTCCGGTTGGCGCAACGGCTCGATCCGGCCACCCTGGATACCGCGCTGGCCCGGTTGCGGCAGGACCCGGCCATCGCCAGCGCGGAAGCCGATGCCCTGATCCAGCATACCGCCCTGCCGAACGATCCACGGCTGGGCGAACTGTGGGCCTTCGAAGCGATCGCGCCCGGTCGCTGGAGCGCCAACTTCGCCCCGGCATGGGAGCGCAGCCAGGGCTACGGCGTCAACGTGGCGGTGGTGGACAGCGGTGTGCTGCCGCATCCGGATCTGGGCAGCATTTCCCCGGCCAAAGGCAACGTGGCCGAGCCTGGCTACACCTTCATCAGCGATTGCATCATGGCCGGTACCTGCCCGATCGACACCACCTGGGACAAACGCACCCAGGCGCCCTTTCCGGGTGGCGAGGACCGGGGCGACTGGTGCGGCCCGGCCGAGACACGGCTGGGTCTGTGCTACTGGCCCAGTGGCAGCAGTTGGCACGGCACGCATGTGGCCGGCACGCTGGCCGCACAAGGCAACAACCTGTTGGGGGTGACCGGTGGCGCGTTCCGGGCCCGGATCGTGCCGGTGCGGGTGCTCGGCAAGGGCGGCGGTTATCTGTCGGACATCGTCGGCGGCATCCTGTGGGCAGCCGGGGTGCACGACACCATTGCCAACCCCAATCCATCGCGGATCATCAATCTGAGCCTGGGCGGCAGCATCAGTTGCCCCGAGTACCTGCAGCAGGCCATCGACCGGGCGCATCAGACCGGCGCGGTCCTGGTCGTCGCGGCAGGCAACTACGGCGGCAGCACCGACTATTACTCACCGGCCAGTTGTCGCCATGTCGTGACCGTCGCCGCCACCGGCCCGGACGGAATGCGCACCCTGTACAGCAACAGCGGCCAGGCGGTCGCCCTCGCAGCCCCGGGCGGCATCGGTCCGGACGGCATCCTGTCCACGCTCAACACCGGCTACGATGTGCCCGACCTGAGCAGCGCGGGCTGGACCTATATCCGCTATACCGGCACCAGCATGGCCACACCGCAGGTCAGCGCTGCCCTCGCGCTCCTGTTCTCGCTCAAGCCCGATCTGCCTTCCGACGAGGCAGTGGCGCTGCTGCAGCAGACCGCCACCCCCTTCCCCGTCGAAGGCGTGACCGGCTGGGGGGCTGGCATCCTCAATGCCGGTGCAGCGGTGGACCGGCTGCTGGCGCAGTATCCGCCGGCCTGCCCGTTGTGGGTGGAAGGCGCGCGCTACACCGCCGGCAACGTGGTGCATTTCGCCGGCCGCAACTACACCGCGCTGCAGGGGCATACCGCCCACCCGGGCTCGAACTGGATCCCACCGGTAGTGCCGGCCATCTGGCAACAGGGCGGCACCTGCGCCACCGGCGGTTGA
- a CDS encoding phosphatase PAP2 family protein, with protein MSFWFLITLFGHAWLMFGLALVIAVVLAFNGTRAAAWRWLWLLGLAVGITIASKLAFLGWGLGIRALDFTGVSGHAMYAMAIWPMLAAVLTEGRAPTLRMTALGGAVLLALAVGWSRLKLGVHSPAEVVSGALLGGAVAAAAVGGVRAGPAWRPALLLAAVLGSALLAWRVQPALQLPHNLLVKVALAISGKAQVYDRCTAWPCS; from the coding sequence ATGTCGTTCTGGTTTTTGATAACGTTATTCGGCCACGCTTGGCTGATGTTTGGATTGGCGCTGGTGATCGCCGTGGTATTGGCATTCAATGGCACGCGTGCAGCTGCTTGGCGCTGGCTATGGCTGCTCGGGCTTGCTGTGGGGATCACCATTGCCAGCAAGTTGGCGTTCCTTGGATGGGGGTTGGGCATCCGTGCACTTGATTTCACCGGGGTGAGCGGCCATGCGATGTATGCGATGGCCATCTGGCCCATGCTGGCTGCTGTGTTGACCGAGGGTCGTGCACCGACGCTGCGGATGACGGCACTGGGTGGCGCCGTGCTGCTGGCGTTGGCAGTGGGTTGGTCCCGGCTCAAGCTGGGCGTGCATTCGCCGGCCGAGGTGGTGAGTGGCGCGCTGCTGGGGGGCGCCGTGGCCGCTGCGGCCGTCGGTGGTGTGCGTGCCGGACCCGCTTGGCGGCCGGCATTGCTGCTGGCGGCGGTGCTCGGCAGTGCGCTGCTGGCATGGCGGGTGCAGCCGGCGCTGCAATTACCTCACAACCTCCTGGTCAAGGTGGCGCTCGCCATCTCGGGCAAGGCGCAGGTGTACGATCGGTGCACGGCTTGGCCATGCTCGTAA
- a CDS encoding substrate-binding periplasmic protein: MTIWRWAWLGWGCCAMVQAAPAPFVCGVAEGFAPYQYRDARGEPAGLDIEVARLVFAQLPRELRLRQGRWDDMLSSMAFRVGLVDGLCGAEITPERARRFIFSKPYAWRRSMLFVLHDSPVRHVPDLYGKVVTGDWQSYTEAALGEQRGRIRLLRTASKETSFRLLSEGKVAGVIAPEAVGASMGRKLGLQLRTLDLGDDGTPVGFLLQKEDTATREAIDAALQRLIDNGMLAALLRRYLR; the protein is encoded by the coding sequence ATGACCATATGGCGCTGGGCATGGTTGGGATGGGGGTGTTGCGCCATGGTGCAGGCAGCGCCGGCGCCATTCGTCTGCGGCGTCGCCGAGGGCTTTGCCCCGTATCAGTACCGCGATGCGCGTGGCGAGCCGGCCGGGCTGGATATCGAGGTGGCCCGGCTGGTCTTTGCACAACTGCCGCGTGAGTTGCGCCTGCGCCAGGGCCGCTGGGACGACATGCTGAGCAGCATGGCGTTCCGGGTCGGCCTGGTGGATGGCCTGTGCGGTGCCGAAATCACGCCTGAGCGCGCCCGACGCTTCATCTTCTCAAAGCCTTATGCGTGGCGGCGCAGCATGCTGTTCGTGCTGCACGACAGCCCGGTGCGCCACGTGCCTGATCTCTACGGCAAGGTGGTCACCGGCGACTGGCAGTCCTACACCGAGGCGGCATTGGGCGAGCAGCGTGGCCGGATCAGGCTGCTGCGCACCGCCTCCAAGGAGACCTCGTTCCGGCTGTTGTCCGAAGGCAAGGTGGCGGGGGTGATCGCGCCGGAGGCGGTGGGCGCCAGCATGGGGCGCAAGCTCGGCCTGCAGCTGCGCACGCTCGACCTGGGTGACGACGGCACGCCGGTGGGATTCCTGTTGCAGAAGGAGGACACGGCCACGCGCGAAGCGATCGATGCCGCCCTGCAGCGGCTGATCGACAACGGCATGTTGGCCGCACTGCTGCGCCGCTATCTGCGCTGA
- a CDS encoding methyltransferase family protein: MHVLELRIPPLLLALLFAAAMHLAGNWTPGLAFQLPGAAPLALLSAALAAAAIAPALLAFRRAGTTVDPTRPEQSRTMVTGGIYRISRNPMYLGFALALLGLAIWQSHLLALGAVPLFVLYMNRFQIVPEERALRSRFGAQFDAYAQRTRRWI, translated from the coding sequence ATGCATGTACTTGAACTCAGAATCCCGCCGCTGCTGCTGGCGCTGCTGTTTGCCGCGGCGATGCACCTTGCCGGCAACTGGACCCCGGGTCTTGCGTTCCAGCTGCCGGGCGCGGCACCGCTTGCCCTGCTGTCCGCCGCGCTTGCCGCTGCTGCGATCGCCCCGGCGCTGCTGGCGTTTCGGCGGGCCGGCACCACCGTCGACCCGACCCGCCCGGAGCAGAGCCGTACCATGGTCACCGGCGGCATCTACCGGATCAGCCGCAATCCGATGTACCTGGGTTTCGCGCTGGCACTGCTGGGCTTGGCGATATGGCAGTCGCACCTGCTGGCGCTGGGCGCGGTGCCGCTGTTCGTGCTGTATATGAACCGCTTCCAGATCGTGCCGGAGGAGCGGGCGCTGCGCAGCCGGTTCGGTGCGCAGTTCGACGCCTACGCGCAGCGCACCCGGCGCTGGATCTAG
- a CDS encoding polysaccharide deacetylase family protein, protein MERRHVWIAAVVLLAVLLLGMGWYRYGWVPAPPAPAELPPAATPKTRQYVRTPFLPHWDQVPLAEFERQARRFAGQLWLEGPTHRPLIALTFDDGPSWNTDKLLDVLARHRVKATFFWLGREMERYPDTVRRAHREGHLLGNHSWDHPDLSGLDAATFWDEQIGATQAVFQRLLGYTPHLMRPPYGRIADAQVQHLQQRGLKVIQWSVDPQDWNRARMAFGSHLIERTLQEHAHPEAIVLLHDGGGPRHKTVAAVDRTIGWLRAAGYRFVTVDELLGTAPSTPR, encoded by the coding sequence ATGGAACGGCGTCATGTCTGGATTGCGGCAGTCGTACTACTGGCCGTCCTGCTGCTGGGGATGGGCTGGTACCGCTACGGCTGGGTGCCCGCGCCACCTGCGCCGGCCGAGCTGCCGCCGGCCGCCACGCCCAAGACCCGCCAGTACGTACGCACCCCTTTCCTGCCTCACTGGGATCAGGTGCCGCTCGCCGAATTCGAAAGGCAGGCCAGGCGCTTTGCCGGGCAGTTGTGGCTGGAAGGCCCCACTCACCGCCCGCTGATCGCGCTCACCTTCGATGACGGCCCGAGCTGGAACACCGACAAGCTGCTCGATGTGCTGGCGCGACACCGGGTGAAGGCCACGTTCTTCTGGCTGGGACGGGAAATGGAGCGCTACCCGGACACGGTACGGCGCGCGCATCGCGAGGGCCACCTGCTGGGCAATCATTCGTGGGACCACCCCGATCTGAGCGGCCTGGATGCGGCGACGTTCTGGGATGAGCAGATCGGCGCCACCCAGGCGGTGTTCCAGCGGCTGTTGGGCTATACCCCGCATCTGATGCGCCCCCCCTACGGCCGCATCGCCGACGCCCAGGTACAGCACTTGCAGCAGCGCGGCTTGAAAGTGATCCAATGGTCGGTCGACCCACAGGATTGGAACCGCGCCCGCATGGCCTTCGGTTCCCACCTGATCGAACGCACCTTGCAGGAGCACGCCCACCCCGAGGCCATTGTGCTGCTGCATGATGGCGGCGGGCCGCGCCACAAGACCGTGGCCGCGGTGGATCGCACCATCGGCTGGTTGCGCGCGGCGGGATACCGCTTTGTCACCGTCGACGAATTGCTGGGCACCGCACCGTCGACGCCGAGATAG
- a CDS encoding carbohydrate ABC transporter permease produces MATPGLSTRTAYLFVAPCAAVFAVFTVWPMLYNGWLAFQDYFVAERAAAWNDFANFVLLAESPRFHVALRNSLLMLLTVPAIQAGGMGLALLVHRPLAGVTVFRAIYYLPVVITISIAGIVWRYVFHYDGVLNWALVTLGVMPQGAGPQWLSQPGWALFAVMAFSFWKYVGYYMVLYLVGLAAVPRELTEAAVLDGAGPWARFRHVTWPLLAPVTVLCTLLATIGALKTFQEVLVLTGGESDSGTTLLFVYQSAFFGFNFGVAGAAALLFTLLCLGIAAVQLRLLGRHNPFARGQ; encoded by the coding sequence ATGGCCACCCCTGGGTTGAGCACCCGTACCGCCTACCTGTTCGTTGCGCCGTGCGCGGCGGTGTTCGCCGTCTTCACGGTCTGGCCGATGCTGTACAACGGCTGGCTGGCCTTCCAGGATTATTTCGTCGCCGAGCGTGCCGCCGCCTGGAATGATTTCGCCAACTTCGTGCTGCTGGCCGAATCGCCACGCTTCCATGTTGCGCTGCGTAATTCGCTCCTGATGCTGCTGACCGTGCCGGCGATCCAGGCCGGCGGAATGGGGCTGGCGCTGCTGGTGCACCGCCCGCTCGCCGGGGTCACCGTGTTCCGCGCCATCTACTATCTGCCGGTGGTGATCACGATTTCGATCGCCGGCATTGTCTGGCGCTACGTATTCCACTACGACGGCGTGCTCAATTGGGCGCTGGTGACGCTGGGGGTGATGCCGCAGGGCGCCGGGCCGCAGTGGCTGAGCCAGCCCGGTTGGGCGCTGTTCGCGGTGATGGCCTTTTCATTCTGGAAGTACGTGGGTTACTACATGGTGCTCTACCTGGTCGGGCTTGCGGCGGTGCCGCGCGAGCTGACCGAGGCGGCGGTGCTGGACGGCGCCGGGCCCTGGGCGCGTTTCCGGCATGTCACCTGGCCGCTGCTGGCGCCGGTCACGGTGCTGTGCACGCTGCTTGCCACCATCGGCGCGCTCAAGACCTTCCAGGAGGTATTGGTGCTCACCGGCGGCGAAAGCGACAGCGGCACGACGCTGCTGTTCGTCTACCAATCAGCGTTCTTCGGCTTCAATTTCGGCGTGGCCGGTGCCGCGGCACTGCTGTTCACGCTGCTGTGCCTGGGCATTGCCGCCGTGCAGCTGCGGCTGCTGGGCCGGCACAACCCGTTCGCGAGGGGGCAATGA
- a CDS encoding carbohydrate ABC transporter permease, whose protein sequence is MMQRWPVVCARYAGMALFAMFTLFPFLWALSVGLSTDPSGIWHFPAAFVPVEPGAYWFKRVFAEMPFLRYVGNSLLLSALTVAGVLALTVPCGYALAQLRFPGRRVLFGAMLLTLTLPSEVAIVPNFVTISRLGLVDSHLGVVLPNLASAFGVFLMKQSFEQLPAEVIDAARVDGAGEWQVLLRVAAPLNLPAIGTLAIFTLVTAWNDYLWPAVVLTTRTRLPISVGVFNDLTGPFAVSTSLVMAAVVMAVVPVIVLFALTQRFFLAPQALPMRG, encoded by the coding sequence ATGATGCAACGCTGGCCGGTGGTGTGCGCCCGCTATGCCGGGATGGCGTTGTTTGCCATGTTCACGCTGTTCCCGTTCCTATGGGCCCTGTCGGTCGGGCTGTCGACCGATCCATCGGGGATCTGGCATTTCCCGGCGGCCTTTGTCCCGGTCGAACCGGGGGCCTATTGGTTCAAGCGCGTGTTCGCCGAGATGCCGTTCCTGCGCTATGTGGGCAATTCGCTGCTGTTGTCGGCACTGACGGTGGCGGGGGTGCTGGCATTGACGGTGCCGTGCGGTTACGCATTGGCACAGCTGCGCTTTCCGGGGCGCCGCGTGCTGTTCGGCGCCATGCTGCTCACGCTGACCCTGCCCTCGGAAGTGGCCATCGTCCCCAACTTTGTCACCATTTCCAGGCTCGGTCTGGTGGACAGCCATCTGGGCGTGGTATTGCCCAATCTGGCCAGCGCCTTCGGGGTGTTCCTGATGAAGCAGAGCTTCGAGCAGTTGCCTGCCGAGGTGATCGACGCTGCGCGCGTCGATGGCGCGGGCGAGTGGCAGGTGCTGCTGCGCGTGGCAGCGCCGCTCAACCTGCCGGCGATCGGCACGCTGGCGATCTTCACGCTGGTCACCGCCTGGAACGATTACCTGTGGCCGGCCGTGGTACTGACCACCCGTACCAGGCTGCCGATCTCCGTCGGCGTGTTCAACGATCTGACCGGTCCGTTTGCCGTATCGACCAGCCTGGTGATGGCCGCTGTGGTGATGGCGGTGGTGCCGGTGATCGTGCTGTTCGCGCTGACCCAGCGCTTCTTCCTGGCGCCGCAGGCGTTGCCAATGCGCGGCTGA